The Virgibacillus phasianinus genome includes a window with the following:
- a CDS encoding aldo/keto reductase — protein sequence MTNQTIIGNTDLLVNPIGLGTNAVGGHNIYPNLDEEAGKELIRTAINNGMNFVDTAFAYGPGRSEELVGEVINETGKRSEVVLATKGAHKYDGDNVVFDNSPAFLKQAVGDSLKRLKTDYIDLFYIHFPDKNTPKDKAVGALKELKEEGKIRAIGVSNFSLEQLKEANKNGYVDVYQGEYNLLKREAEKELFPYLEEHNISFVPYFPFASGILAGKYDKNTRFNDFRSKMPHLQGREFEQNLEKVDKIRTIAESKQTEVAHVVLAWYLTRGPIDVVIPGAKRAEQVLNNVKALDVNLTDDEIKEIDRVFR from the coding sequence ATGACAAATCAAACTATAATTGGAAATACGGACCTACTTGTAAATCCAATTGGACTTGGCACGAATGCGGTTGGCGGACATAATATTTATCCCAATCTGGATGAAGAAGCAGGAAAGGAATTAATCCGTACCGCCATCAATAATGGGATGAATTTTGTTGATACTGCTTTCGCCTATGGGCCAGGACGCTCTGAAGAATTGGTTGGCGAAGTAATCAACGAAACCGGAAAACGCAGTGAAGTTGTTCTTGCGACAAAAGGAGCACATAAATATGATGGGGATAATGTTGTCTTTGATAACTCACCAGCCTTTTTAAAGCAGGCAGTTGGGGATAGTCTGAAACGCTTAAAAACCGATTACATTGATTTATTTTATATTCATTTCCCGGATAAAAACACACCAAAAGATAAAGCAGTTGGTGCCTTAAAGGAATTAAAGGAAGAAGGGAAAATTAGAGCAATTGGTGTCTCCAATTTTTCACTTGAACAGTTGAAAGAAGCTAACAAAAATGGATATGTGGATGTTTATCAAGGCGAATATAACTTGTTAAAACGTGAAGCAGAAAAAGAACTATTCCCATATTTGGAAGAACATAATATCTCATTTGTTCCATACTTCCCTTTCGCATCGGGTATTCTGGCTGGAAAATATGATAAAAATACGAGGTTTAATGATTTTCGATCCAAAATGCCTCATTTACAAGGTAGAGAATTTGAACAAAACCTGGAAAAGGTAGATAAGATACGCACTATTGCTGAATCGAAGCAGACTGAGGTTGCCCATGTTGTATTAGCATGGTATTTGACACGAGGACCAATTGACGTGGTAATACCAGGTGCAAAACGTGCTGAACAGGTACTGAATAATGTCAAAGCATTGGACGTTAACCTGACGGATGATGAGATAAAGGAAATTGACAGGGTTTTTCGCTAG
- a CDS encoding superoxide dismutase family protein codes for MYSYDRQYAPYYQMYYPYRQVISRAYAEIQGSELAPNLHGYVVFTDVPNGTNVTVEVAGLPDYEPAHGDQAPIGPHGFHIHQHADCGSGDEPEPFQQAGGHWNPTNQPHGNHAGDFPVLFSNDGYAKTSFFTNKFAVEDVIGKSIMIHQNPDDYRSQPSGDSGKRIGCGPITAFV; via the coding sequence ATGTATTCGTACGATAGACAATATGCACCATACTATCAGATGTATTACCCATACAGACAAGTGATTTCAAGGGCGTATGCTGAGATTCAAGGTAGTGAGCTTGCACCAAATTTACACGGATATGTCGTTTTTACTGATGTTCCAAATGGCACGAATGTAACAGTGGAAGTGGCAGGACTGCCTGACTATGAACCTGCGCATGGTGACCAAGCGCCTATCGGTCCCCATGGTTTTCATATTCATCAACATGCAGATTGCGGAAGTGGTGATGAACCAGAACCCTTTCAGCAGGCGGGGGGACATTGGAATCCAACAAATCAACCACACGGTAATCATGCCGGCGATTTCCCGGTTTTGTTTTCAAATGATGGATACGCTAAGACGTCCTTTTTTACAAATAAATTTGCTGTTGAGGATGTAATAGGAAAGTCAATCATGATTCATCAAAATCCCGACGATTACCGGTCACAGCCGTCTGGCGACTCGGGGAAACGGATTGGTTGCGGGCCGATAACGGCATTTGTATAA
- a CDS encoding DUF2935 domain-containing protein encodes MSDYQEVSLYENRFWLQILGDHARFIYSALAPDEKEYIHTAEKLKNVFDQLLERARTSLSGDALLHFNQYAYQQANEIRKFKLELIKEHLIGQITIHLTPSFLNHMVNEVDEYIRILEYLCDGKVPPISHEVHHHLLWLLDAAGHAGAINDTLDSTEQMLKEKTHKFTKTFNHFYLKAIEMAGFLRTYVQEFPALERFNYQAELEMKIFKEFLRELEEMELQGSVLDTFSALMADHMAREECYYLIKLAQSRGLETPSCDPAKPRVTES; translated from the coding sequence ATGTCAGACTATCAAGAAGTTAGCCTATATGAAAATCGTTTTTGGTTGCAGATTTTAGGTGACCATGCACGGTTTATTTATTCAGCTTTAGCACCTGATGAAAAGGAATATATTCATACTGCTGAGAAATTGAAGAATGTTTTTGATCAATTGCTGGAACGGGCGCGGACATCTTTATCCGGTGACGCATTATTGCATTTTAACCAATATGCGTACCAGCAAGCTAATGAAATCCGTAAGTTTAAACTGGAGCTGATTAAGGAGCATTTAATCGGCCAGATTACAATTCATTTAACACCAAGTTTTTTAAATCACATGGTGAATGAGGTAGATGAGTATATCCGAATCCTAGAATATTTATGTGATGGGAAGGTTCCTCCTATATCACATGAGGTACACCATCATCTCTTATGGTTGCTAGATGCTGCGGGTCATGCCGGGGCTATTAATGATACGCTTGACAGTACAGAGCAAATGTTAAAGGAAAAAACGCACAAATTCACAAAAACGTTTAACCATTTCTATTTGAAGGCAATTGAAATGGCCGGATTTTTGAGAACATATGTCCAGGAATTCCCAGCTCTGGAACGTTTCAATTATCAGGCAGAGTTAGAAATGAAGATTTTCAAAGAATTTCTTAGAGAATTGGAGGAAATGGAACTCCAGGGTTCCGTTCTTGATACATTTTCGGCGCTTATGGCAGATCATATGGCAAGAGAAGAATGCTATTATCTGATTAAGCTGGCACAGTCCAGGGGATTAGAAACACCGAGTTGTGATCCTGCTAAGCCACGGGTTACGGAAAGCTAG
- a CDS encoding LLM class flavin-dependent oxidoreductase, whose translation MISLNILDYSPIDEGVNSRGALLQTTELAKLAEDLGYKRFWVAEHHQVFSVAGSTPEMLMMHLASSTDTIRIGSGGVMLPHYSSFKVAENFRMLEALHPNRIDLGIGRSPSYRIVNKALNEEKGKRPSYEQQVTDLQKYFTDDTGEDHRYSSLIATPVIKTTPEMWVLGTGSGSAQIAADNGTAYAYAHFAKPSDTGVEIIANYRKHFHRSALLEKPNVMLAVFVVVAETAEEAEEIAKAFDLWLLFVESSHQPPYYPSIQTAKNRGLSSVEKEKVEKNRKRMIVGNPQQVKKEIERLSDLYQADEITIIPNVPGFQNRQRAIQFLAEALGLKSNK comes from the coding sequence ATGATTTCGTTAAATATACTTGACTATTCTCCAATAGATGAAGGGGTTAATTCACGCGGGGCATTGTTGCAAACAACTGAACTAGCTAAACTTGCGGAAGATTTAGGTTATAAAAGATTTTGGGTCGCTGAGCACCATCAAGTGTTTTCGGTTGCAGGCAGCACTCCTGAAATGCTTATGATGCATTTAGCATCTTCCACAGACACCATTCGGATAGGTTCGGGCGGAGTTATGTTGCCACACTACAGTTCATTTAAAGTGGCTGAAAATTTTCGCATGCTGGAAGCCCTGCATCCAAACCGTATAGATTTAGGCATCGGAAGGTCACCAAGTTACCGCATAGTAAACAAGGCCCTAAATGAAGAAAAAGGAAAACGCCCTTCTTACGAGCAGCAGGTAACAGATTTGCAAAAATACTTTACAGATGACACGGGAGAAGACCATCGTTACAGTAGTTTGATTGCAACTCCAGTCATAAAAACAACGCCCGAAATGTGGGTATTGGGCACTGGTAGCGGTAGTGCACAAATTGCAGCGGACAATGGTACCGCTTATGCATACGCCCACTTTGCCAAGCCGTCTGACACTGGAGTCGAAATAATCGCTAATTACCGAAAGCATTTTCACCGCTCGGCATTACTGGAAAAACCAAATGTAATGTTAGCCGTCTTCGTGGTTGTCGCGGAAACAGCTGAAGAAGCAGAGGAAATTGCCAAGGCTTTTGATTTGTGGCTACTGTTTGTCGAGTCCTCTCATCAGCCTCCCTACTATCCTTCTATTCAAACTGCTAAAAATAGGGGTCTAAGTTCTGTTGAAAAAGAAAAGGTCGAAAAAAACCGAAAACGGATGATCGTCGGAAACCCACAACAAGTAAAAAAGGAAATTGAACGGTTATCTGATCTCTATCAAGCAGATGAAATTACAATTATACCGAATGTCCCAGGATTTCAAAATCGGCAGAGGGCTATACAATTTTTAGCAGAGGCCTTAGGATTAAAAAGCAACAAGTAA
- a CDS encoding REP-associated tyrosine transposase: MARKTRIWFPGATYHITARGNRRASIFHDTQDYQTYMSLIGSCKNDLPFSIHAYCLMPNHIHLLLETEEKPPGTIIKFIHSRYAVYFNKRYELTGHVFQDRYHAKLVNSNDYFLWASRYIHLNPVKAKITSKPEHYYWSSYSNYMDGSKENSVLETKRILSLFPEPTKKEYCTYVEKIEDDGGDCPPPLYHSIVTGDSPHE, from the coding sequence ATGGCTCGAAAAACTCGAATCTGGTTCCCCGGTGCCACATACCATATTACTGCCCGTGGTAACCGACGTGCTAGTATATTTCATGACACCCAGGATTACCAAACCTACATGAGTCTTATAGGTTCCTGCAAGAATGATCTTCCTTTTTCCATTCACGCTTATTGCCTTATGCCAAACCATATCCACCTTCTCCTCGAAACGGAAGAAAAACCACCCGGTACCATCATTAAATTCATCCATTCCCGTTATGCCGTGTACTTTAACAAGCGCTATGAACTGACTGGTCATGTTTTTCAGGATCGTTACCATGCGAAATTGGTTAACTCCAATGATTATTTCCTATGGGCGAGCAGATATATTCATTTAAACCCGGTAAAAGCAAAAATCACTTCTAAACCCGAACATTATTATTGGAGCAGTTATTCCAATTACATGGATGGATCCAAAGAAAATTCAGTGCTTGAGACTAAACGAATATTATCGTTATTTCCGGAACCAACTAAAAAAGAATATTGCACATATGTAGAAAAAATAGAAGATGATGGCGGGGACTGTCCCCCGCCGCTTTATCACTCTATCGTAACGGGGGACAGTCCCCACGAATAA
- a CDS encoding conserved virulence factor C family protein, translating to MKIVSIEPTPSPHSMKINVDEHLPDGQTRNYKLNDDLSSAPDYIKELFAIKGVKGLYHVIDFIALERNPRDAWEEILPKVRQVLGSSEDSPEKETTGSPTPDKHFGEIKVFIQMFRGIPVQVKLQDGDDEQRFGLPERFMEATMKASETSDNMLMERKWAEQSPRYGEAKDIGQDVVEELSASYDQERLNELVKRALSDDKTEANQSTVTRKKVTLDMLDNPSWKERYAALDRMDLSVDDLLVLDKALDDEKASIRRLATAYLGMIEQPEVLPLLYKALKDKAVNVRRTAGDCLSDLGFTDAIPDMTATLSDKSRIVRWRAAMFLYEIGDKTAIPALKQAMDDPEFEVRMQVKMALARIEGGEKAQGSIWHQMTQATKQK from the coding sequence ATGAAAATTGTTTCAATTGAACCGACTCCAAGTCCACATTCCATGAAAATAAACGTGGATGAACATTTACCAGATGGACAAACACGGAATTATAAGCTTAACGATGATTTAAGTAGTGCTCCAGACTATATCAAGGAGTTATTTGCAATAAAAGGTGTTAAAGGTCTCTATCATGTAATTGACTTTATCGCACTAGAACGTAATCCTAGGGATGCTTGGGAGGAAATTCTTCCAAAAGTGCGCCAAGTGTTAGGCTCTTCCGAAGATTCTCCCGAAAAGGAAACTACCGGATCACCGACACCTGATAAGCATTTTGGTGAAATTAAGGTGTTCATTCAGATGTTTCGTGGTATCCCTGTTCAGGTAAAACTACAGGATGGTGACGATGAACAACGATTCGGACTTCCTGAGCGGTTTATGGAAGCAACTATGAAAGCATCAGAGACATCCGACAATATGTTAATGGAACGAAAGTGGGCGGAACAAAGCCCGCGTTATGGGGAGGCAAAGGATATCGGCCAAGATGTTGTCGAAGAGTTATCAGCAAGCTATGACCAGGAAAGATTAAATGAACTGGTCAAAAGGGCTCTTTCCGATGATAAAACAGAAGCAAATCAATCAACGGTCACACGAAAAAAGGTGACACTTGATATGCTGGATAATCCCAGTTGGAAAGAACGTTACGCTGCATTAGACCGAATGGATCTCAGCGTAGACGATCTACTTGTTTTAGATAAGGCACTAGATGATGAAAAAGCATCGATTCGCAGGCTTGCTACTGCATATCTTGGAATGATTGAACAACCAGAAGTGCTGCCTCTTCTCTATAAAGCCTTAAAAGATAAAGCAGTAAACGTACGCCGAACAGCCGGGGATTGTTTGTCAGACCTTGGCTTTACAGATGCAATCCCAGATATGACTGCTACACTATCTGATAAAAGCCGAATTGTCCGGTGGCGTGCGGCCATGTTTTTATACGAAATAGGTGACAAAACAGCTATTCCGGCATTGAAACAAGCGATGGATGACCCTGAATTTGAAGTACGCATGCAGGTGAAAATGGCACTTGCCCGTATTGAAGGCGGGGAAAAAGCCCAAGGGTCGATCTGGCATCAAATGACACAAGCAACCAAACAGAAATAA
- a CDS encoding DUF3891 family protein codes for MIIRERQDDIVMITQDNHARIAGVFAANWKNSFFNSSKKRNSVELAINEHDRGWIPVDCTPFMNDQNSLPYTFMYFPTKPKLIFYKNGIDEVEQMDNYAGILCSHHYARFAANDSNEESQAFVQHEENRQRKLKEKVKEFDPESFQFHYDLLNFCDNLSLYVCLNEPGTAKVDEHQFYKSGIPIPTTFSFLGGDYSAIHWQNKQTVMLSDFPFEQPTWIEIKQKVVSKQKIIECGLVAAYKDAPIEIVPVSINKIPRS; via the coding sequence ATGATAATACGGGAACGACAGGATGATATTGTGATGATTACACAGGATAATCATGCACGAATTGCAGGTGTTTTTGCAGCTAACTGGAAAAATTCTTTTTTCAACTCAAGTAAGAAAAGAAATTCAGTTGAATTGGCTATTAATGAACATGATAGAGGCTGGATACCAGTAGATTGTACGCCATTCATGAATGACCAGAATTCGCTGCCCTATACTTTTATGTACTTTCCAACTAAGCCAAAGCTCATTTTTTATAAAAATGGAATTGATGAAGTGGAGCAAATGGATAATTATGCAGGGATTTTGTGTAGCCATCATTATGCTCGCTTTGCGGCGAATGATTCAAATGAGGAGTCACAAGCATTTGTCCAACATGAGGAAAATCGCCAAAGGAAATTGAAGGAAAAGGTAAAAGAATTTGATCCGGAATCGTTTCAGTTTCATTATGATTTGTTAAATTTCTGTGATAACTTGTCATTGTATGTCTGCTTAAATGAGCCAGGTACAGCAAAGGTTGATGAACATCAATTTTATAAAAGCGGGATACCAATTCCTACTACATTTTCTTTCCTAGGCGGTGATTATTCAGCCATTCATTGGCAGAATAAACAAACTGTCATGTTATCGGACTTTCCTTTTGAACAGCCTACCTGGATCGAAATAAAACAAAAGGTTGTATCTAAACAAAAAATAATTGAATGTGGACTAGTGGCCGCTTATAAAGATGCACCAATTGAGATCGTCCCTGTATCTATAAATAAAATTCCTCGAAGCTGA
- a CDS encoding EcsC family protein, whose amino-acid sequence MMEYERKVYAEMREWRKRVLKQSSLFNRMSKNVQTKINAKIPERVHKVITESIKNMVKATLLGSNLITKKSQSTELNLYERDEHFQKKLTVYRKTAVVEGAGTGAGGIFLGLADFPLLLSIKIKFLYEAAAIYGFNTSDYEERLFILHVFQLAFSNDEKRRETLRIIENWDAEKRKLMDMDWRVFQQEYRDYIDLVKMLQLVPGFGAIVGAFANHNLLDRLGETAKNAYRMRLLQGDSPRQSK is encoded by the coding sequence ATGATGGAATATGAGCGAAAGGTATATGCGGAAATGCGGGAATGGCGAAAGAGAGTATTAAAGCAGTCAAGTCTTTTCAATCGGATGTCAAAAAACGTACAAACTAAAATTAATGCGAAAATCCCGGAGAGAGTCCATAAGGTTATTACAGAAAGTATTAAAAATATGGTGAAGGCTACTTTACTTGGTTCAAATTTAATAACGAAAAAGAGCCAATCAACCGAATTGAATTTGTATGAGCGGGATGAACATTTCCAAAAAAAATTGACTGTTTATCGGAAAACGGCAGTAGTGGAAGGTGCGGGAACTGGCGCAGGTGGCATTTTTCTAGGGCTTGCTGATTTTCCATTGCTGTTATCCATTAAGATAAAGTTTTTGTATGAAGCAGCCGCGATATACGGCTTCAACACAAGTGATTATGAAGAACGTCTATTCATTCTGCATGTTTTTCAACTGGCCTTTTCCAATGATGAAAAACGCAGGGAAACCCTCCGTATCATCGAGAATTGGGATGCGGAAAAGAGGAAACTCATGGATATGGACTGGCGCGTCTTCCAGCAAGAATACCGGGATTATATTGACCTGGTCAAGATGCTCCAGCTAGTCCCAGGGTTTGGCGCCATTGTTGGTGCATTTGCTAATCATAATTTACTAGATCGATTAGGTGAGACTGCGAAAAACGCATATCGCATGCGGTTGTTACAGGGGGACAGTCCCCGGCAAAGTAAATAA
- a CDS encoding GntR family transcriptional regulator, which yields MPIPSNHSKPIRQSAKESAFSQLQQWIIDGTLHPGEKLNDTELAQALGVSRTPVRESLQLLEVQGFTKMYPGKATQVTDVKGESIKDLLPPLAALQALSAELAISHLTVEIIVLLEDTNKKFAEAIQSKSYFSALRLDEEFHKIIVDTADNPYIHNMVASLQAHVRRLFFHNSIILTEKSIEEHSTIIRLMKENDSKQVSEVMKDNWLRAIDEFSSLKMN from the coding sequence ATGCCAATACCTTCTAATCATTCAAAACCAATCCGCCAATCAGCAAAGGAAAGTGCATTCAGTCAGCTTCAACAGTGGATTATAGATGGCACACTGCATCCCGGCGAGAAACTAAATGACACCGAACTGGCACAGGCTTTAGGTGTCAGCAGAACTCCAGTCCGCGAATCATTACAGCTTCTTGAAGTACAAGGCTTTACAAAAATGTATCCCGGAAAAGCGACCCAGGTGACAGATGTGAAGGGGGAATCGATAAAGGACCTCCTGCCACCTTTAGCTGCGTTACAAGCATTATCTGCAGAGCTGGCTATTTCGCACCTTACAGTAGAAATCATTGTGTTGCTCGAAGACACAAACAAGAAATTTGCCGAGGCAATACAATCAAAAAGTTATTTTTCTGCGTTAAGACTGGATGAGGAATTTCATAAAATCATCGTTGATACAGCAGACAACCCCTATATTCACAATATGGTTGCATCACTTCAGGCCCATGTCAGAAGACTTTTTTTTCATAACTCGATTATTTTAACGGAAAAGTCTATAGAGGAACATAGCACTATTATTCGGCTTATGAAGGAAAATGATAGCAAGCAGGTCTCAGAAGTAATGAAAGATAACTGGCTTCGTGCAATTGATGAGTTTTCTTCTTTAAAAATGAATTAA
- a CDS encoding VOC family protein, with protein sequence MKIYMTSVYVDDQDKALAFYTDVLGFVKKMDMPAGEGRWITVVSPEGSGEIELLLEPMAFPAAETYQKELFEAQIPFTSFAVDDIHKEYERMKGLGVEFNMEPTEMGHVTVAVFNDTCGNLIQLAQA encoded by the coding sequence ATGAAAATTTATATGACTAGTGTATATGTAGATGATCAGGACAAAGCGCTGGCGTTTTACACAGATGTATTGGGGTTTGTCAAAAAGATGGATATGCCGGCAGGGGAAGGAAGATGGATTACTGTTGTTTCGCCTGAAGGATCGGGTGAAATTGAGCTATTACTTGAACCAATGGCTTTTCCAGCAGCTGAAACGTATCAAAAAGAATTATTTGAAGCGCAAATACCGTTTACTTCATTTGCTGTTGATGATATTCATAAAGAATATGAAAGAATGAAGGGCCTGGGTGTGGAATTCAATATGGAACCAACTGAAATGGGGCATGTAACGGTTGCAGTCTTTAATGATACGTGTGGAAACTTAATCCAGCTGGCACAAGCATAG
- the brnQ gene encoding branched-chain amino acid transport system II carrier protein produces the protein MKDKPSFSSYAVIGVMLFALFFGAGNLIFPAQLGQHAGANLWPAILGFLITGVGLPLLGILAMSFSGSQNLQELSSRIHPVYGIFFTSLLYLTIGPFFATPRTGTVAYQVGIAPFVSEGFQQGGLFIFTLLFFAVTLVFSLKPAKLVDNVGKILAPGIVVLLVIFLSMVITNPMGTFQHPEEAYQSGAFIEGFLNGYNTMDALASLVFGIIVIKAIQSMGITSKSGVLKATAKSGAVAIALLGVIYVGIAYLGATSTEMFGIFQTGGPVLSSGASYYFGTLGSVMLAVVLTLACLTTSIGLTTACAEYFHTLLPKISYKRFVLFFSLMTFVIANFGLANIIAYSVPVLMFLYPLAIVLMILTFLSPLYNHARIVYVSAIAVTFLISIIDGLKALCDSLGFDYFGWMVPIVSFYETSLPLYNQGLGWLLPALAVIVITGIMVRSPQFMHTNKRFSH, from the coding sequence ATGAAGGACAAACCCTCATTTTCATCATACGCAGTAATAGGAGTCATGTTGTTTGCATTGTTTTTTGGTGCAGGGAATCTTATTTTTCCAGCACAGCTTGGTCAACATGCGGGGGCAAATTTATGGCCGGCTATACTAGGATTTCTGATTACTGGAGTTGGACTGCCTTTATTAGGAATTTTGGCAATGAGCTTTTCAGGAAGTCAGAATCTTCAGGAGTTATCAAGCAGAATTCACCCGGTTTATGGGATCTTTTTCACTTCGCTGCTCTACCTGACTATCGGGCCATTTTTTGCAACACCCCGGACAGGTACTGTAGCGTATCAGGTGGGTATTGCCCCCTTTGTAAGTGAAGGTTTTCAACAGGGTGGGTTGTTCATTTTTACATTGCTATTTTTCGCCGTTACTCTTGTATTTTCTTTAAAACCGGCAAAACTCGTTGACAACGTAGGAAAAATATTAGCACCCGGAATTGTTGTCCTTCTAGTTATCTTTTTATCTATGGTCATTACGAACCCGATGGGAACTTTTCAACATCCCGAGGAAGCATATCAGAGTGGAGCTTTTATAGAAGGTTTCCTAAATGGTTATAACACGATGGATGCACTTGCTTCTCTTGTCTTTGGTATTATTGTAATCAAAGCAATTCAATCAATGGGTATCACATCAAAAAGTGGTGTACTGAAGGCGACTGCGAAATCAGGCGCAGTAGCAATTGCCTTGCTTGGAGTTATCTATGTAGGAATTGCTTACCTAGGAGCGACAAGCACAGAAATGTTTGGGATTTTCCAGACAGGCGGACCAGTGCTCAGCAGTGGGGCATCGTATTATTTTGGAACATTGGGATCAGTTATGTTAGCCGTTGTTCTTACGCTTGCATGTTTGACTACAAGTATTGGATTAACAACGGCATGTGCGGAATATTTTCACACACTGCTTCCTAAGATCAGTTACAAACGATTTGTCTTGTTTTTTTCACTGATGACATTTGTGATCGCTAATTTTGGTTTAGCAAATATTATTGCATATTCGGTTCCTGTTTTAATGTTTCTATATCCATTAGCAATCGTGCTTATGATTCTAACGTTCTTATCGCCATTGTATAACCATGCACGAATTGTGTATGTATCAGCGATTGCTGTTACATTTCTAATCAGCATTATTGATGGTTTAAAAGCGCTATGTGATTCACTTGGATTCGATTATTTTGGATGGATGGTACCAATCGTTTCCTTCTATGAAACGTCACTCCCATTATATAATCAGGGGCTTGGATGGTTGCTGCCTGCCTTAGCAGTCATCGTCATAACGGGAATAATGGTCCGAAGTCCACAGTTTATGCATACAAATAAACGGTTTTCTCATTAA
- a CDS encoding TerC family protein codes for MESIWLEYGWTLLILIGLEGLLSADNALVLAVIAKHLPEEQKKKAINYGIIGAFIFRFGALFAISFLVNVWQVQAIGAAYLIYIGLKHIISEHFGSKKDDKEDTEEESKGKGFWATVAKIGVADLAFAIDSILAAVALALALPDSPLPQFGGMDGGKFIIVVIAGIAGLVLIKFAATWFVKLLETRPGIETAAYLIVAWVGVKLAIITLAHDKVGVLPHDFPHSTGWTIFFWGILLAIAIGGWFLSGKSAKKDEEEL; via the coding sequence TTGGAATCAATTTGGCTGGAGTATGGATGGACACTATTGATCCTTATTGGTCTCGAAGGGTTATTATCGGCTGACAATGCACTCGTTCTTGCAGTAATAGCGAAACACCTACCAGAGGAACAGAAGAAAAAGGCGATAAATTACGGTATAATCGGTGCATTCATTTTCAGATTTGGTGCATTGTTCGCGATATCTTTCTTGGTTAATGTGTGGCAGGTGCAGGCAATCGGCGCCGCTTACCTGATTTATATCGGTTTAAAGCATATAATTTCGGAACATTTCGGGTCGAAAAAAGATGATAAAGAAGACACAGAGGAAGAATCGAAAGGCAAAGGTTTTTGGGCGACAGTAGCTAAAATTGGCGTCGCAGACCTGGCATTTGCGATTGACTCGATTCTTGCCGCTGTTGCGCTTGCCTTAGCCCTCCCGGATTCGCCGCTCCCTCAGTTTGGAGGAATGGATGGCGGTAAGTTTATCATTGTTGTTATTGCGGGAATAGCAGGTCTAGTCTTAATTAAATTTGCCGCAACCTGGTTTGTTAAGCTTCTTGAAACTCGGCCGGGTATTGAAACAGCTGCTTATCTCATTGTGGCATGGGTCGGAGTAAAACTAGCAATTATTACACTAGCTCATGATAAGGTTGGGGTATTGCCTCATGACTTCCCACATAGCACTGGATGGACGATATTCTTCTGGGGCATACTTCTGGCCATCGCAATCGGTGGTTGGTTTCTTTCAGGGAAGAGCGCCAAGAAAGATGAAGAAGAGCTTTAA
- a CDS encoding GNAT family N-acetyltransferase has product MNDDFNIIYEPPNPGEYNNLRLEGGMSGKSLEVATIGLKNSLFAVCLYQESRLIGMGRVIGDGGAFFQVVDIVVKPSYQGKGLGKVIMKEIMSYLDQHTYPGSYVSLIADDPANKLYEQFGFRYTYPGSHGMCRMY; this is encoded by the coding sequence ATGAATGATGATTTCAATATTATTTATGAACCGCCAAATCCAGGAGAATATAACAATTTGCGATTGGAAGGTGGCATGAGCGGAAAGTCACTCGAAGTCGCAACAATTGGGTTGAAAAATTCTTTGTTTGCTGTTTGTCTTTATCAGGAAAGCAGGTTAATAGGAATGGGCCGTGTAATTGGCGACGGCGGGGCTTTCTTTCAGGTGGTGGATATAGTTGTTAAACCAAGTTATCAGGGCAAAGGACTTGGCAAGGTGATTATGAAGGAAATAATGAGCTACCTTGACCAACACACCTATCCCGGTTCTTATGTAAGTTTGATAGCTGATGATCCAGCAAATAAACTTTACGAGCAATTTGGCTTCAGGTATACTTACCCTGGATCACATGGAATGTGTAGAATGTATTAA